TGGTGTACAACCGTTGTGTTGGCACGCGCTACTGTTCCAACAACTGTCCCTACAAGGCGCGCCGTTTCAACTTTTTCGATTACACCCAAAAGATGGACGAATTGAAAAAGATGGCGCAGAATCCGGATGTGACCGTGCGCATGCGCGGGGTGATGGAAAAATGCACCTATTGCCTGCAGCGGATCACCCTGGCAAAAAACAAGGCCAAACTGGAAGGACGCCCTCTGGTGGATGGTGAGGTCAAGACTGCCTGCCAGCAAGCGTGCCCGGCCGGGGCGATTGAGTTCGGCAATCTTCGCGATCCAGCCAGCGCCGTCAGCCGCGCCAGGCTCTCGGAGCGCAGCTATGCCCTGCTCGGCGAGCTGAATGTGCGTCCGCGAACCCTTTTTTCGGCACGCTTGCGAAACCGGAATCCCAAGCTGACGTAAAGATGCAGCAAATCCTTGACAGGATACACTCTTGAGCACGAGTTTACCAAGACACGAAAACTGGATCGAAGGCCATCCTACATTTTCCGGCCTGACAGAACAGGTGAGCGGATTGATCGATCGTCCCACCCCGAGAGGATGGTACATTGCACTGGCGGTGAGCAGCAGCCTGACTCTATTTCTCGTTCTGCTCATCGGTTATCTGGTGAGCACCGGGATCGGCGTTTGGGGCAACAACATCCCCGTGGGTTGGGCATGGGACATCGTTAATTTCGTCTTCTGGATCGGTATCGGCCATGCCGGTACCCTGATCTCCGCCATTCTATTTTTGTTGCGGCAGCAATGGCGGACCTCGATCAATCGTTTCGCCGAAGCCATGACCATTTTTGCCGTGATCTGCGCGCTGATCTTTCCGACCATCCATGTCGGGCGGGTCTGGCTGATATACTGGCTCTTCCCGCTGCCGAACCAGATGTCGATGTGGCCCAATTTCCGCAGTCCGCTGCTCTGGGATGTCTTCGCCGTGAGCACCTATTTCACGGTATCGCTCCTCTTTTGGTATGTGGGTCTCGTACCCGACCTGGCGACCTTGCGCGACCGGGCCAAAACCCGGTTCAAAAAAATCACCCTCGGACTCTTCTCGCTCGGTTGGCGTGGCGGCAACCGACAGTGGCAGCATTACGAAATGGCCTACCTCCTGCTCGCCGGCCTCTCCACCCCGCTGGTGCTTTCGGTGCACAGCGTCGTCAGCACCGATTTTGCCACCAGCATCATTCCGGGGTGGCACACTACGATCTTTCCGCCCTATTTCGTTGCCGGAGCTATCTTTTCCGGCTTCGCCATGGTGACCACCCTGGCGATCATCGTGCGCCGTATTTTCAGTCTCGAGAATATCATCACTCTGCGGCATCTCGAGAATATGTGCAAAATCATGCTGCTCACTGGGCTCATGGTCGGGTATGCCTATGGCGTCGAATTCTTCATCGCCTGGTACAGCGGTAATCTCTACGAGCGTTTCACTTTTCTTAACCGCGCCTTCGGGCCTTACGCCTGGGCTTACTGGATTATGATCAGCTGTAACGTCCTGATCCCGCAGATATTCTGGTTTAAAAAACTTCGCACCTCCGTTCCGGTGATGTTCGTCGCCGCTTTGCTGATCAACGTCGGGATGTGGTTCGAACGGTTTGTCATTATCGTCTCCTCTCTTTCCCGGGATTATTTGCCAGGAGCGTGGGGCTACTACAAGCCCACCTGGGTGGATGCCGGAATCCTGCTTGGTTCATTCGGCCTTTTTTTCACGCTTTTTCTTCTCTTTGTCCGTTTTCTGCCGATCATCGCTATGTCCGAGGTGAAGGCAATTTTGCCGCAGGCACAAGCCACGCCCGCCACTGCGCCGCTCGCGGCCATTGAATCCGAAACCGAGCAGGTCTGATATGTCGAGAGAGCGCAGCAGCCAGGGCATGCTGGCCCAATATGCCGGACCGGACGAACTTCTAGCTGCCGCCCGCCAGGTGGCGGAGACCGGCTACCATCTTTTTGATTGCCATTCCCCCTTCCCGATTCACGGAATGGATGAGGCCATGCGCTTGCGGCGGTC
This portion of the bacterium genome encodes:
- the nrfD gene encoding polysulfide reductase NrfD, which produces MSTSLPRHENWIEGHPTFSGLTEQVSGLIDRPTPRGWYIALAVSSSLTLFLVLLIGYLVSTGIGVWGNNIPVGWAWDIVNFVFWIGIGHAGTLISAILFLLRQQWRTSINRFAEAMTIFAVICALIFPTIHVGRVWLIYWLFPLPNQMSMWPNFRSPLLWDVFAVSTYFTVSLLFWYVGLVPDLATLRDRAKTRFKKITLGLFSLGWRGGNRQWQHYEMAYLLLAGLSTPLVLSVHSVVSTDFATSIIPGWHTTIFPPYFVAGAIFSGFAMVTTLAIIVRRIFSLENIITLRHLENMCKIMLLTGLMVGYAYGVEFFIAWYSGNLYERFTFLNRAFGPYAWAYWIMISCNVLIPQIFWFKKLRTSVPVMFVAALLINVGMWFERFVIIVSSLSRDYLPGAWGYYKPTWVDAGILLGSFGLFFTLFLLFVRFLPIIAMSEVKAILPQAQATPATAPLAAIESETEQV